The Brassica oleracea var. oleracea cultivar TO1000 chromosome C7, BOL, whole genome shotgun sequence sequence GAACTTTGGCTGGTCTCAACTTTCCCCGTCTCAACTTTTTCATCCGCTTCCTCATTCTTCTTTTCTTTCTGATTTTTCTTCTTTTTGTTCTTGTTTACGCTGGAACAAATTATAGAAACAACTTAATATTCCTACAGTACTTGCTAACATATGATATGTATTATGTACACTTGCCTAAAAGCGTGAAGATCAAAGAGAAGGGTACCTTTCTTGCTCAGGAGCCTTGGCCTTGCGTTTTTTGTTGCTACCTTGTTCATCATCATCTACGTCCATCTTCGCAGCAGACTTCTTCTCTGGTTCAGGTGTTTTCTCTTTAGGAATAGGTAAACCATCTTCATCTTCGCTTTCCAGAACTGTAGCATGGGGGCTCTCTTTGACAACGATTTGCTTATTTGCGGTCTCATCTTTGCTAGCTTTACTCTTCTTATTGGACCGCTTTGTCTTATCATCTTCGGCGGGCTTCTCCTCATCTTCTATCTCCTCAATTACAACTAGCAAAAATACCATCAAGTTAGTTTTACCCTTACAAGGAAAGAGAACAAAAGCACTTGCATATATATTATAAACGCAAATGTATAAGAGGAGGCATGAGCTTGCACACAAATTCACGTTTTCAGTTGTAAAGCTACATCACCTTATCAATATCTTTTTGAAATCATGCAGGTATAAGACAAGAACGACACTTTTAACATACGTCAATAGAAACAGTACCTCCGCTGTTTGGGACAGAAGATTGCCGATACATGTCAAGATTGTGATCAATGAAGTCCTCAAATTCATCCATCTGATCCTCATCCTCTTCACTATCATACTCAGACTCTCCTGACTCAGTATCCCCAATATCGATACCATCTCTAACAAACGTCGCAACGAAAACTTTAAAAGACTATTAAGCAGATGGATTACACAAAGCCAAAAAAAAAAAACAAAGAAAAAGGATACGAATCATCTTCATCATCATCCTGCTCACACTCCTCCTCATCATAAGCCTGCAAGAATCCAGAAAGGTGGATGCTTCTGCCACCAGTCACCGAGAACTCAACCGCCTCTTCGTTATCGTCAAACTCAAGATTCAGAGGGCAACATTCGGATTTGTTAGGCAACAACGAACACAAGTAAACAGGTGCGTTTCCTCCTATGGAGCACTGAATCACACTCTTCTCTTTGCCTAAACCAGCACCTAAAGTTGCCTGTATCGTAGCAATTACATTTATAAACTAGTCTCTCAACGAGCTATATACACAATGCTACAATCAAAGAGTATATATATACCTGGGTGAGGTGAAGCTTCCCTTGCTCGTTTTCGGGATTGTAAGCTTGAGGCTTCCCAGGCTTCACTTCGATTCCTGCGATAGTTGAGATTAAACACACAATCAGAACCAATCAAAGAAACGGCGAGATCATAGACGAGGAGATTAGACATTATAGGGGGCATAGACTAACCCCAGAACACCATTTTCAGCTCAAACTCGTTGGAATTGAGACGGCTAACTTGTTTGTTTGCGAGGAAGAAGAGACTAAAACCCTAGAGAAGGAGGGGAGAGGGTTTTTACTTTTTGCAGATGTTATTCAGTTTCGAGAAATTTCGTAACCGTCATCTGTTATTGAGCCTTCGTGGGTTTTAATAAGGCCCAAATAAGTCTTAAACTAACTTGATTGATCCAATAAAAATAAAACTATTTCTTCAGCCAACTAATTTTGTAATTAAAAAAAACATATTAAAACTAATTTTAAGCTAACAATAATTACTCTTATGTGTGTTCTTTGTATTTTATTACTTGAAAATAATTCCAAATTACTAAAATCTAATGTGATATGAAACTGTTATTTTTGAGTTAAACTGTTGTACAATTTTCATGAGAAAGCATTATATCCATTTTAACTAATGGTTAGAAATCTTTCAGTGAATAACAAAAAATTTAATTGAATTGAGAAAATTATAATTTATGTCGGTTGCATATTTTTGGTTTTGGACGATGAAACAATCAGATTGATATGTTAGATAAGTAATTTGTAATTTGATGATTCTATACAAAGCGGAAATTTTTCTAATGTTTTGTTTGTAGAACATGCTCACTCTGTTTTTAATATATGACGTTTTAAAGAAAAAAATCTTTTCACTCCAAATTAAATGACATTTTCAGTTTTCAATGCAAATTATTAACTTTTATGCTATAAAATTTTTATATTTTCCAGTTAGCCTTTTTTATTGGTTGAATTATGATTAGGTGGATATAATGATGTTTTCGGCTAGACAAAATACAAAGTTAGTTTTGTTTCTTGATTTTTGAGAACAAATCTAAATGTCAAAGTAAAAAAATAGAAATAGTGACATTTGGTTGATTATATATATATATATATATATATATATATATATATATATATTTGTGTATTTTTTTGCATTTATTTTTGTAATTCACATATAAATATATGTATATTTTTTCTCTTTTATATAGATCACAATTTATTTTATATATCAAATTATTTTTTCAATTTAGATTTAATGTTTAAACAATGTTTTAGAGAGAGCATGACAACGTTTTAGCATTTAAGTTGTAAGTTTATTTGAGCTGATAATTGGTTAGTTTTAACAATAATTAGATGTATAAAGACATGGTATTCATTACTTTTTCTAATCATCAAAAATATTTAATAAAATTCATTTTGGTAGAATTTTAATATCATTTCTTATATTTATCTGCAAGTATTTTTAGGTTTTGGAACTATACTAAAATGAGATATAAGTGGTCTTTAGGATTTAATATTTAGTAATATTGTGTGGTTAGTTTAATTTAAAAAGGTAAAATATTCTTAGAAAGTTCAAGATATTTTTGCTATAATTGTTGTGATATACAAATATATTTTTGGTAAAATCAATAAATTTTAAAACTACGGTTCAAAATATGTCTGATAGATTATATTTATTAAATATGTACTTTTACATGTATTTTAAATTTAGTTATATAATTATAAACGAGTTCTATTATATGTTTTAGAATGATATTAAAGAACAATGTGATACTTTTTGGCATCATCAAAACAATAACAATAATCATATGTTATGGCTGCATAACATAATACTAAGAATAGTTTACACGATCATATGTATATATAATCATATATTATGATTGAATAACATGTGAAGAAACAAAATATAGTTAATGACGTGACCTACAAAATAGTTAATGGCCCAAAAAATAATTATATATCTTGTTAATAATTATTAGATTAATAGGTTAAAAATATTTTTTTTATAAATCAGTTGGTATATTTAATTGATTGGTCTTGAATACAGATTTTTTAATTTAGTATATATTAACAGTAAACAAATTTTAGATTCTCCTTAAAATAGTAAAATTATTCGACTTTTCTGTTTGGTTTATAAGGATATGCACACCTTAATTAACCCATTTAGTTGGATATATGGTTGATACATTAACATTTTTGCAAATCAAACACAAAGCCTAACACATATGTGATATGTAGAGCTTCAGCAAGAGACTACTGAAAAGAAACTAAACATAAGTTCAATAATGTGGAACAGTGTGTGTAACCAAGTTAGCTTAATTGTATGTCTAAAGATATTATCGCAAAACCATGTATATCAGTATATATATATATATATATATCTTGTGCAGCTAATTGTCTTGATCTCTATCTTCTTGGTAGTTGAACGGCAACGGAACAGTTTTGAATGCCCTGAACTTCCCAACGTTGTTTAAGTGCTCATTCTCCAGCCTAATCAACAAAACCAACAAAACTTCTCAAAACATTCAAGTATATATAATAGATTCATTACTGAACACCATTTCTCAGTCTCGGAGCTTACCTGAAGAAGTTCCAGATACCTCTGCGTATGATCTCTAAGCAAGCTAGAAGCGCCACAAGAGTTTCTCTATGTAAGAAAGAGAACTTCAGATCCAAAACTGTCTGTAACCACACTAATCTCAACAAAACATTCAGAACCTGACAAGACGATGAAGCAACATAAACCATAATGTAAGAAGATAACACAACAACAAAACAAAAAAAAACAGATATGTTTATGATTGCTCTATAGCGTTGCCCAAAAAAAAAAAAAAAAAAGATTGCTGATTGCTCACCATTGCAGCGTAGTACACGGTCTTGTGAGGAACAAGAAGCTTGTCTCTCAAGAAACTGTTCTTACATCCTATTTGAAGCAAACCCCAGTCAACAACAATGTCCCAGTAAGTTGCGTAAAGCGTTGCAACTCCTGAGAAAACCCAAGCTGCGATGTTCCAAGTGGCTCCTCTGTTAAGAGTATAAGCTGTTCTAAGACAAGCAGCAACGATGGTCAAGAGATACTTGATGGCATTGTATCCATGCATCCGATCTTTCTCTTCGATGATTCTTCGTATGCACTGAAGAAGTCGTAACCAGTAAGGTATAACGGCTACAATGAAGTAGAATGTTGTTAATACACCATTTGATCTGCAGGTGTTTCGTCTTCTCTGTCTGAAATCTCCAAATCCATAGTAGCATATGTAGAACTCTAGACTCCTCAGCGCTTGAGCCTATACATTTTATTGTTACATCTTAAATCATCCTTAGAACAAGTATGAAACTATTTACCGAATACTATTTTCTCTAACCTGGCTTGTTAGTTGATCTGCTAAGAAAAAGTCAGGAAGATTCACCTGAAAAGATGCAAGACATTCATATTAACATTTTGTTAATGTAGTTGTTCATAGGAATGCAGCATAGGATGTTGTTGTTACCGTGTAAAATGGTGCAGCGATGCAGCGGAACAGAGCCGTGAGAAAGAAGAATCGGCTTGATCGATACAAAATGTTAAAGGGGCAAAGAGTTATGGCAATCACTAGCTGCAATGTGAAGAGAAACCAATTTCACAAAACACGAGAGAATTGAGTTGTAAGGTTGTAATGAGAGAGGCAGAGAGAAGGAACTTACGGCGAGGAGAAAGAGAGGAATCAGTTCACTGAATGTTTTGTAGTCCTTTGTTTGAGAATCCATTTCCATGTCAAGGTTTAATAAGGCAGCACACAAAGAAAATGTACCAAGACCAAAGCTTAGAAGTAGAACATGTCTGTAACCAAGTTCAGTGCCTTGTTTGAATCCAAAGATGAAGGAGTAATTCACACGGTATATCTTCCAGAAGTAGATATTAGCAGCGTACATAATCACATGCAAAACTACAAAACCGAAGAACCTGCAAACGGAATGTATATAACTCAAGATCACCATAAGAGAGAGTTTGGTTAATATATATGTAAGTTGTTTCCATGTATACCTGTAAAGAGGGAACATTGTTTCCATGTAAGTTATTTGTCCCGGTGTGCCCATAATATTACGTGCATGGATGATCAAAACAAGAGCTATAATGAGAGAAATAGAGCAACCGAAGAAGAAGCCTAACAAAAACAGAGGAAAGAAACAGAATAAAATTATGAATCACTCAAACACACAAATCAAAGAATGGATATTATAGTGTTGTTATATACCGGTTGAGAATGTGATCCGATGACGCTCTTTGTTTGCTTTGGATCTTAAGAGGTTCTTCCCTTGGCTCCGGTTTGAATTGGAGAAATGCTCAATGAAAGTAGATTCAGTTCTTAGCATCAGCTTATGAACCTGGAGATGTTATAAGCTTCACGTTCAAGTTTGTTTTTGGTAGATAGGGAAGCGTAAATTTTAAAATGTGATTACTTCGTCGGAGCTAGTGAGGTAAGAGTTGTCCACCATCTCCATGTACTGTCTCGAAGCCTTTCTTGCTGCTATCTAAAATAGTAAAGCTATCAATAGTTACATCTACTAACATAATAGCCAAAAAAAAATTTTATTTTTTGACCGGGTGATTGTGGTCGAGTGGTAAGGAGACGGGACTGAGACGCCAACACGTTTCAGGTTCGATCCACCTGTTGCGCGAAACTAAGTCACAATTATCCTGGTCACCTAACACGAATATGGGCCTATGCTTTAGGGCCCATTTGAATACCCGGAGAGAGGGTCTATCCGTGGGCTGCACCTTCCCTTGGGGATTAGTCTGAGCCTCTCCATGGGCCTGGAATACCCCCAGTTAAAAAAAAAATATATATATATATATATAATTTTTTTTGTGAAAATAATTTTTAAAGAATTGCTATTCTTATAAACACGAAAATAATGATGTAGGATATAAAAAGATAGATTGTCAATGAGAAATAACAAAAATATTTCCCATAATAAATTTTTAGACTACACTTATTTCTTCGCTATGGTTAATAAATAGCTTTAAATATAGAATTACTTAGAGCATCTCCAACTCTACTTCATTTTCTACTCCAAACATCATTTTGGATTAAAATATGTTCCAACCTGATGTCTCTTGATTTTGATGAGTTTTAAATTCGTATTTATGCTTATTATAGTCATTCTAGGTTGCATTTAGGTGTTAAATTGCATTTGCATACCATAGAGTTGGAATGCACATTTAGAAGTATTGGGATGAAATCATGAGTTTATTATTGCATTTTACAAAACTTGAGGCCGATTTGAAAGTCATCAAGAATTCAGGGACCAGTGTTGCAAATTCAGAACATTCCCTTGGGTTAGACTGCATAATCAAAAGCTTTGGGGTTGATTCGGGTGGACCTTTCTGTACATTTGATAGTTATGGGGTCCAAAAGTAAATATCCAAAAGTATAAGGGCCAGATGTGAAAAAAGGGATAAGATCACCATTGTTGTCTTCTCCACCTCGATCCCGATGGTGAGACTCGATTCCGGTGACGACGGAGCACGGCAATGGAGGATTTGTGGTTCAACGGAGGCGCAATGGTTGGGACGAGGCTCAGAGCTTATGCGGCTTGAGCTACGGTGGAGAGCTTAGCGGAGGAGAGACGACGGTGGAGCACGAGCTCGAGCTCGACCACGACAATATGCGGTGGCTGTGATTGGTGTCGACGAGCAGAGGCCAAGAACTTGAACGCGAGCTTGAACCGATATATGCGCGGAGGTTCATGGCTGAGCGAGATTGAGACCACGACTACTCGAACTATGGACTCCGGTGACTGAATCGTGATGGGACAGACCCACGAAGAAGACGAAGCAAGCTCACGCATGTCTTTACGCGGAAGAGGAGCTTGATTTGAGCGGACAAGCATCGCGGGAAGAAGCTGGTCGCGGGTGTGTGACGACGAAACTACCCAGGAGATTTCGCAAGCAACGGCCGCGACATATGGAAGCTGCGAAGTGAAGCTCATGACCGCAGGCAACCATCGCGGGTGAAGGCAAGCTGCGGCCGTGTCACGCCAGATTCGTCCAGGGCGTTTCGCAGGCCATGTTCGCGACATGTGAAGGCCCCGGCCGGAGCATGACGATCGCAGGCTACGTTCGCGGGAAAGTGGTGGTCGCGGCCGTGGTTGTGGTTCGAAGTATAGCATTTTACCATTTTGTCTTTTGTTTATAAGCCGTATAAATACATTGTAAACCTAATCTTAAAGGATATCTTATTATCTATCAAATCAAAAACTATTTTTGGAGCGAAAGATCTGATCTCGATGATATTCCTTTTATGTTTGCTTGATTGTTTTGATCATTAATCGTGTTTAAATTTAGATCAACTAATGATTTAGTGTCTACCATGATAATGAGTGAGTAGTCATCTTTGGATTCATAGGTTAGGATGATTAGGATGATTAAGTGATGACCTAGAATGTTTAGAGTAGATTAACATGTTTTCTTGCTTGATTGAGTGATCTTAATGCTAATCTAGAGTTGGCTATTTTGGATTAGAAACCTAGATATTTCATTGTCCGAGTGGTGTTCGATGAAATGTCTGAGCCAACTCAACATGCTCTAAATATACCCTACCAAAGATATTTGATGTACCAAAGATATTTGATGTTAGGGGAATTTAAAAAGTTGAATGATATGTTCTTAATGATTGTTTAATTGACACAAACCAAAGACATTTGATGTTTGATCAATGAGAGTAAATGAACATTTGTCTTGACAAAGTACTTGATTAGAATTGTTATCTAGACTTAGAGAAATGTGTTGATTGAAACTTTGCCATTTTAGATTGAATCTTAATCATTTGACATCAAATTCATATACCCATGTGTCCTCCTTTATCCATTTGATTGAAAGTTGTTAGTTAGTTGTGTAAGAACCTTGTTAGTTTAATCAAACCACTTCATTGAACTGAATGCACTTAGATTAAGTTTGAACCTGCATTCTCTTTGCATCAAAATACTTAGAAATGGATTGACATCTTAAACACTACACGATTTGAATTAGGACCCTTGAAAAGTTCATTTCACAACTCCACTCCATAAATGGAGTAACCCAAGCAATTAATCAATTTTGGAGTTAGAATTTTTTTTTATCTATAGAATTTAAATTTTGTATGTTTTTTTTCATATTTAAATAATATTTAAAAATAATACAAAATAAATATAATATTTCATAAGAGATCATTACGTATTTTACATAAAATTTGC is a genomic window containing:
- the LOC106303547 gene encoding peptidyl-prolyl cis-trans isomerase FKBP53: MVFWGIEVKPGKPQAYNPENEQGKLHLTQATLGAGLGKEKSVIQCSIGGNAPVYLCSLLPNKSECCPLNLEFDDNEEAVEFSVTGGRSIHLSGFLQAYDEEECEQDDDEDDSDGIDIGDTESGESEYDSEEDEDQMDEFEDFIDHNLDMYRQSSVPNSGVVIEEIEDEEKPAEDDKTKRSNKKSKASKDETANKQIVVKESPHATVLESEDEDGLPIPKEKTPEPEKKSAAKMDVDDDEQGSNKKRKAKAPEQESVNKNKKKKNQKEKKNEEADEKVETGKVETSQSSSNPKAQNGAVNNAMSESSKTPVQSSEKKNKKKKKSNEEAKEESKAISSRTYPNGLVVEEMKMGKPNGKKATPGKQVMVSYTGKLKNGEVFDSNKNGFEFRLGVGQVIKGWDVGVNGMRIGDKRKLTIPPSMGYGARGAGGDIPPNAWLTFDVELLDVK
- the LOC106304105 gene encoding phosphate transporter PHO1 homolog 4, which translates into the protein MMRFGKEFVSKMIPEWQETYIDYAYLKTILQDIQTSRNVSVSNNQMKTSFARNLTRRYNCDASVSESHDIVVNTVTHAANESRMIYQTAFSKAGELSGDTEVVFFRTLDQEFNKVNRFYRSEVEKARDEALALNKQMDALVAFRLRVMEKKHSLSDSVFVDINAFTSEIGSSSKSKEHTNQSVLERIRMNKTRETPLSTIKTILKVHKHEEELRFTRENLKKAEKLLPIAFIEFYQKLGHLKNYSFLNTSAISKIIKKYDKIAARKASRQYMEMVDNSYLTSSDEVHKLMLRTESTFIEHFSNSNRSQGKNLLRSKANKERHRITFSTGFFFGCSISLIIALVLIIHARNIMGTPGQITYMETMFPLYRFFGFVVLHVIMYAANIYFWKIYRVNYSFIFGFKQGTELGYRHVLLLSFGLGTFSLCAALLNLDMEMDSQTKDYKTFSELIPLFLLALVIAITLCPFNILYRSSRFFFLTALFRCIAAPFYTVNLPDFFLADQLTSQAQALRSLEFYICYYGFGDFRQRRRNTCRSNGVLTTFYFIVAVIPYWLRLLQCIRRIIEEKDRMHGYNAIKYLLTIVAACLRTAYTLNRGATWNIAAWVFSGVATLYATYWDIVVDWGLLQIGCKNSFLRDKLLVPHKTVYYAAMVLNVLLRLVWLQTVLDLKFSFLHRETLVALLACLEIIRRGIWNFFRLENEHLNNVGKFRAFKTVPLPFNYQEDRDQDN